GAACTCGCCATAGACCGCGCCGGTCTGGTCGTCGGCAAGGGCGGCCGGGATCTGGCGCTGGCCCCCTCGGAGATGAAGCTGCTGCTGTTCCTGTCCGCCACGCCGGGGCAGGTCTTCAGCCGCCAGCAGTTGCTGGAGCATGTGTGGGAGCACAGCTACCACGGCGATGCGCGGTTGGTCGACGCCTGTGTCATGCGGCTGCGGACGAAAATAGAGGACGTCCCGCGCAGCCCCCGGTACGTCCAGACCGTGCGCGGCTTCGGCTACCGATTCGGACCCCTGTGAAGCGCCCCGGCCTCCGGGTGCCCGCCCTCCCCCGCCTGCGCGGGGGGAACCCCCAGTTGCTGCGGGGTCTGCGGGCCCGGCTCGTCGTGGGGTTCCTGGTGGTGGCCGCCCTCAGCGCACTGACCACCGCTCTCCTGACCTACCAGGAGGCCCGTAACGCCATCCTGCAGCGCTCCCAGGACATCGCCGTCAACGACCTGAGGGCGCAGGTCAACTCGCTGGCACCCGAGCTCCCGGTCCCGCCGTCGCAGGCGGATCTGGACTCCTTGCGCGTCCAGCTGGAGCGCTCCGGAAAGTCCCGAGAATGGGACATTTCCGTACATTACAGCGGCGCACGGGACGGCAGCGCACAGGACGGCGACGTACGGGACAGCGGCGACGGCGGCCTGCGGGGCGACGTCGTGATACCGGCCGGACTCAAGGCGTCGGTGGAGAAGCGCCATGTGCCGGCCTTCCAGCGCGTGGACCGCAGCGGCGAGCCCTGGCTGCTGATCGGAATGCCGGTACGGCAGTCCGACGGCCGCGCCTCCGCACTGACCATCTATGCCCAACTCCCGCTGAGCGCCGAGGAGTCCAACGTCGAGGCGCTGGTGAGCGCCGCCCAGCGGGGCGCGCTGCCGGTGCTGGTGCTGACCGTGGTCCTGGCGCTGCTCGCCGCGCGCGGGGTGCTGCGGCCGGTACGCGGCCTGCGGCAGGCCGCCGGACGGATCGCCGAGGGCAAGCTGGACACCCGCCTGGAGGTCAAGGGCGCCGACGAGATCGCGGATCTGTCCCGGACGTTCAACGACATGGCGGCCCGGCTGGAGGAGAGCATGGCCGAGCTGCGCCGCCTGGAGTCCAACTCCCGGCGGTTCGCGGCCGATGTCTCGCACGAGCTGCGGACACCGCTGGCGGCGATGACCGCGGTCACCGATGTGCTCGACGAGGACGCCGACTCCCTCGACCCCGACACCGCCTCCGCGGTCCGGCTGATCAGCCAGGAGACCGGGAAGCTCGCGCGGATGGTGGAGGACCTGATGGAGGTGTCGCGGTTTGACGCGGGAGCCGCGGCGCTCCATCTGGACGAGGTGGACGTCGGCGAGACCATCCGCAAGACCCTGCAGGCCAGAGCCTGGCAGAAGAGGGTGACGGCGGAACTGCCGGCGGACGTACGGGCCGGAATCGACCCGCGGCGGCTGGATGTCGTGGTCGCGAACCTGGTCGGCAATGCCCTGCACCACGGCGGCGAGCCGGTCCGGGTGCGGCTGCACGCCCCCGAGCCGGGCACGGACCGGCTGCTGATCGAGATCTCCGACAGCGGCCCCGGCATCGACCCCGAGGTCCTGCCACATGTCTTCGACCGCTTCTACAAGGCGGACTCCGCCCGCGCCCGCTCGGAAGGCAGCGGCCTGGGCCTGGCCATCGCGCTGGAGAACGTACGGCTGCACGGCGGCTCCATGCGCGCCGCCAACTGTCCCGAGGGGGGCGCGGTGTTCACGGTGGATCTGCCACTGCGCCACGAGGAGGCGGGCGAGCCGGCGGACGACGGGAGCGCGGACCCGCCGGACGAGGCATGGGCGGCCGGGGAGCCGGCCGCGGACGACGACCGGGGCGGCGTGCGCTCCGCAGCGGAAGAGACCCACGCATGAGCGCCGAGAACGCCCTGAACGCCGCGCGTGCGACGCCCACCCGCCGACGGGTGGTGACCGGCGTGCTCACCGGCGTGGTCGGCGCCGTGGTCGCCGGCGCGCTGGCCGGTGCGCTGGCCGGCTGCGGCATCGCCCCCACCGATGTCATCGACGCGGGCGAGCCCGCCACCGGAGTGCGGTCACCGGGCCAGCGCACGGCCGATGTCCAGTTGTTCTTCTACGGGCCCTCCGGGCTGCGCTCCGCGACC
This portion of the Streptomyces caniferus genome encodes:
- a CDS encoding ATP-binding protein, coding for MKRPGLRVPALPRLRGGNPQLLRGLRARLVVGFLVVAALSALTTALLTYQEARNAILQRSQDIAVNDLRAQVNSLAPELPVPPSQADLDSLRVQLERSGKSREWDISVHYSGARDGSAQDGDVRDSGDGGLRGDVVIPAGLKASVEKRHVPAFQRVDRSGEPWLLIGMPVRQSDGRASALTIYAQLPLSAEESNVEALVSAAQRGALPVLVLTVVLALLAARGVLRPVRGLRQAAGRIAEGKLDTRLEVKGADEIADLSRTFNDMAARLEESMAELRRLESNSRRFAADVSHELRTPLAAMTAVTDVLDEDADSLDPDTASAVRLISQETGKLARMVEDLMEVSRFDAGAAALHLDEVDVGETIRKTLQARAWQKRVTAELPADVRAGIDPRRLDVVVANLVGNALHHGGEPVRVRLHAPEPGTDRLLIEISDSGPGIDPEVLPHVFDRFYKADSARARSEGSGLGLAIALENVRLHGGSMRAANCPEGGAVFTVDLPLRHEEAGEPADDGSADPPDEAWAAGEPAADDDRGGVRSAAEETHA